The window GTCACAGCTTTTTGCCTATAGTGAGTATATGTTGTTTAAAGGAAAAGAACTTTACAATATGTCAAGCTGTCAGGTAATAGAGCCTAATTATGAAATAAGAAACGATATAGAAAAACTGACCTACTGCTCTCATATACTTGAATTGATTTCGGATAATGTTCAGGAAGGAGAACCTTCGGAAGAGGTACTTCGATTGCTTCTGAACACACTCTATGTCATTTCCAAAACTAACCGCCCTCTAAAACTTATAACCGTAGTTTTTGAGTTAAGGCTCATGTCCCTGCTGGGATATGAGCCCCATGTTATAAGTTGTGTAAACTGCGGAAAAGCACAAGATGAGAGTATGTACTTTGATTTTGACAGTTCGGGACTGGTTTGCAAGGACTGTTTAAATCGGAAGTCAAGGTCTATAGCGCTACTGCCCGGTACTGTCAAGGCTTTAAAATACATAGTATTTATAAGTCCTCAAAAACTGTTTAATTTTTCACTCTCCCAAGAAGCTATAGAAGAATTGGGACAAATATCCAAAAGATATATAAAGGAGCACATTGGAAAAGAGTACAGAAAACTTGATTATCTGAAACAATTAAAGCTGGAGTGAGACATGAATACAAACTTATATTCAGCACTGTCATTAATTATAATAATATCGAACATTGTTTTTGTTATTACAGCACTTTTTTTTGAAAGAAAAAAGCCTGTTCGAGCTTTGAGTTGGATTTTAGCACTCATTCTATTACCTGTAGCCGGATTTTTACTATATTTGATATTTGGCAGACCATTGAATCTTAAAAAGAAAAAATTTCATATAAAAAATCATAAAGACGTTGAGTATAGCAGAGAAATTTACCAAACGTTAGGTACTGTTTATTATGATGAAACCATGTTCAAGGAAGAATATAATTATTATGTGAAGCAGTTAATAAATTTTAATATAAATCTGTCCCAAAGTCCTTTTACCAATGACAACAAAGTAGAAATATTCACAAAATCTCAGGATAAATACGATTCCTTATTAAAAGATATAGAAGAAGCTGAAACTTCTATTCATATGCTTTATTTCATTATAAAAAATGATAAAATTGGTACGCTTATTATAAATACTCTTGCTAAAAAAGCAAAACAGGGTGTTACTGTAAGGGTACTTTTTGATCATGGGCAAAATCTGTTTTTCCCGTATAGAGCTTTTAAAACCATCATAGATAATGGCGGAGAGGTATTAAGTTTCTTTTCAAATTCAGTAGATAACTACCTTAAAGCAAACTATAGAAATCACAGGAAGATAGTAGTTATTGACGGAAAGTTAGGGTATATAGGAGGAATTAATATCGGTGACGAGTATCTGGGGCTGCATAAAAGAATTAAGCCATGGAGAGATACTCATCTTAAAGTAACAGGGAGCAGTGTTTATTGCCTTCAACTCAGGTTTATGACAGATTGGCTGTACGCCTCCAAAAAGGAAGTAGACTTTGGAAGGTTGGATAAATACTTTAGACCAATCAAAAGAGAAGAAAGAGGAAATGTAGCTATTCAAATGGTTTCAAGCGGACCTGATACCAATGCAGAGGAAGTCAAGAGGGGTATGGTAAAAATGATTAATTCTGCGAAATGCTCTATTCTTATTCAAACCCCCTATTTTGTCCCGGATGATTCATTTCTTGAAGCTTTACAAAATGCTGCAATGTCGGGTGTAGATGTAGTAATCCAGATACCTGAAGTCCCTGACAAAAGACTTGTGTACAAAGTAACCACATCCTTTATTGAAGATGTAATGGACTTTGGAGTAAGGGTTTACCTGTATCCGGGTTTTTTACATTCAAAAATGATAGTAATAGACGACACTTGCTGTTCTATAGGGTCTACAAATATGGATATGAGAAGCTTTTCACTGGATTTTGAAATCAATGCTTTTATGTATGGTTATGATATTACTCATAAATGCTCTTCAATATTTTATAATGACCTTAATATATGCAAAGTAGTAACAGAAGACAATTATAAAAAAAGAGGTGTAATGTCAAAAATGCTGGAAAGCATTTGCAGACTGCTATCACCGCTTCTCTGATATATACTTCTTTAGAAAAAGTTACAAATATGACACACATAAAACATATTTATTATTTATACTTAGTAACGGAAAATGTGTTTTTAATCTTTGTACACTTTAAGGGAGGTAGTATTCTTGAATCGAAAGATACTTGGAATAATTATTATGCTTCTTGCAGTATTATTTCTTTTTTGGGGATGGAATAATATGGTCTGACGCAAGATAAAAATTATGTAAACAATAAAGACTATGCTTCTTGTAAATACCCTTTCTCAGCATAAAATTTCCGTTAATCGCATTGTTTTTCAAATATCAATGCAATATAATTGATAGAAATGAGTAATCAGAAATATAGGAGGGTAATATGACACTGTATTCGGACAAAATAACAAAGGAAATGATAAACTATTTCAATAAAGATGTTAAGCGTATTAACCATGCACTAAAGGTTTATAGCTTTTGTAAAACAATAGGTGCATTAGAGCAGCTTAATGATAATGAATTGATGATTGTAAACCTTTCAGGAATTCTTCACGATATTGGAATCAAAGAGGCCGAAAAAAAGTACAATTCATCTGCGGGACCTTATCAGGAAAAGGAGGGGCCTGCTATAGCAAAAGAGATAATGAACAAGTACGATATAGATAAAAATATTATCGAAAGGGTTTGCTATATAATAGGGCATCACCACAGCTATAGCAAAATTGACGGGCTGGATTTTCAAATACTGGTTGAAGCTGATTTTCTTGTGAACATATATGAAGATGAAATGGACAAAAATGCCATAACCAGTGTAAAAAATAAATATTTTAAGACAAAAACAGGTTCAGCAATACTTGAAGACATGTATCTTTAGTTAGTTGCAATACTAGCAAAATAAGTTAACGTAAAATTGGGGGAGCTATTCATTGTTTAAATTAATAAAATATTTAAAGCCATATCTGAAACAAGTTATTTTAGGTCCGGCATTTAAATTATTCGAAGCAATACTTGAACTTACAATACCTTTATTAATGGCAAAACTTATTGACAATGGTGTTAAAGTAAACAATCCGTCATACATATATATGATGGGAGGAATAATGGTTGCAATCGCAATAACCGGAGCCGGCTCCGCATATATATGCCAATATTATGCGTCTATAGCTTCACAGGGGTTTGGAACTTCAATGAGAAACCTTTTATTCAAAAAGATTCAAGGATATTCCTTTAATGAGCTTGATAAAATAGGAACTCCTTCTCTCATAAATAGAGTAACCAGTGATGTAAACCAGCTTCAGCTTGCGGTGGCCATGCTGATAAGACTTGTGGTCAGAGTTCCTTTTCTTTGCATTGGCGGCTTGATAATGGCAATGACTATCAACCTGAAGCTGTCTGTAATACTATTTATAACAATGCCGTTATTTGCGCTGATTATATATTTTATAATGTCAAGAACAATACCGCTATATAAGACTGTACAAAAAAAGCTTGATACATTGTCTGTAATAATACGTGAAAATTTGTCCGGAGTACGTGTAATACGTGCATTTGCAAAACTTGACAAGGAAAGAGAACGTTTTTCAAAGGGCAACAGGGAATACGCAGATATGTCTATAAGAGTTGGTAAGGTTTCAGCACTTCTAAATCCTGCTACAACTGTTATTGTGAACCTTGGTGTTGCTGCTATACTGTGGTTTGGGGGAATACAGGTATATCATGGTACAATGACTCAAGGTGAGATAATAGCTTATGTCAATTATATAAATATGATACTTTCTGCACTTATTGTACTGGCAAATCTGGTCGTCACCTTTACAAAGGCGGCAGCTTCAGCAAACAGGGTAAATGAGATATTGGAGACCCAGCCTTCCGTAATGGACAGTGATGATAATGTGGCTGATGTACAGGAGACTGCAAATGTCTCAGAAGGAGTACCTTTTATAGAGTTTAGAAATGTAAAATTCAGCTACGATGGAGCTTCTGATTACGCTTTGAAAAATATATCATTCGGAATAAAAAGTGGACAAACAGTAGGTATAATAGGTTCTACCGGGTCAGGTAAATCAACGCTTGTAAACCTCA of the Ruminiclostridium papyrosolvens DSM 2782 genome contains:
- the recO gene encoding DNA repair protein RecO, whose protein sequence is MSYVNYKGLVIREVNTGEADKIITVLTAEEGKISIAAKNARRAKSSLSAGSQLFAYSEYMLFKGKELYNMSSCQVIEPNYEIRNDIEKLTYCSHILELISDNVQEGEPSEEVLRLLLNTLYVISKTNRPLKLITVVFELRLMSLLGYEPHVISCVNCGKAQDESMYFDFDSSGLVCKDCLNRKSRSIALLPGTVKALKYIVFISPQKLFNFSLSQEAIEELGQISKRYIKEHIGKEYRKLDYLKQLKLE
- the cls gene encoding cardiolipin synthase produces the protein MNTNLYSALSLIIIISNIVFVITALFFERKKPVRALSWILALILLPVAGFLLYLIFGRPLNLKKKKFHIKNHKDVEYSREIYQTLGTVYYDETMFKEEYNYYVKQLINFNINLSQSPFTNDNKVEIFTKSQDKYDSLLKDIEEAETSIHMLYFIIKNDKIGTLIINTLAKKAKQGVTVRVLFDHGQNLFFPYRAFKTIIDNGGEVLSFFSNSVDNYLKANYRNHRKIVVIDGKLGYIGGINIGDEYLGLHKRIKPWRDTHLKVTGSSVYCLQLRFMTDWLYASKKEVDFGRLDKYFRPIKREERGNVAIQMVSSGPDTNAEEVKRGMVKMINSAKCSILIQTPYFVPDDSFLEALQNAAMSGVDVVIQIPEVPDKRLVYKVTTSFIEDVMDFGVRVYLYPGFLHSKMIVIDDTCCSIGSTNMDMRSFSLDFEINAFMYGYDITHKCSSIFYNDLNICKVVTEDNYKKRGVMSKMLESICRLLSPLL
- a CDS encoding HD domain-containing protein, which produces MTLYSDKITKEMINYFNKDVKRINHALKVYSFCKTIGALEQLNDNELMIVNLSGILHDIGIKEAEKKYNSSAGPYQEKEGPAIAKEIMNKYDIDKNIIERVCYIIGHHHSYSKIDGLDFQILVEADFLVNIYEDEMDKNAITSVKNKYFKTKTGSAILEDMYL
- a CDS encoding ABC transporter ATP-binding protein — translated: MFKLIKYLKPYLKQVILGPAFKLFEAILELTIPLLMAKLIDNGVKVNNPSYIYMMGGIMVAIAITGAGSAYICQYYASIASQGFGTSMRNLLFKKIQGYSFNELDKIGTPSLINRVTSDVNQLQLAVAMLIRLVVRVPFLCIGGLIMAMTINLKLSVILFITMPLFALIIYFIMSRTIPLYKTVQKKLDTLSVIIRENLSGVRVIRAFAKLDKERERFSKGNREYADMSIRVGKVSALLNPATTVIVNLGVAAILWFGGIQVYHGTMTQGEIIAYVNYINMILSALIVLANLVVTFTKAAASANRVNEILETQPSVMDSDDNVADVQETANVSEGVPFIEFRNVKFSYDGASDYALKNISFGIKSGQTVGIIGSTGSGKSTLVNLIARFYDTTDGQILINGLDVRNMKQHDLRDKIGLVPQKSVLFSGTIEENVKWGSELAQETDINWAAGIAQAKEFIKQKSEGIKSHITQGGANLSGGQKQRLAIARAVVKRPELLILDDSTSALDYATDAALRREIKNNLKELTIIMVTQRVAAIRDADSIVVLDDGEMVGIGRNDELLESCPVYQEIYYSQRKSEVAHT